A portion of the Nomia melanderi isolate GNS246 chromosome 2, iyNomMela1, whole genome shotgun sequence genome contains these proteins:
- the zyd gene encoding sodium/potassium/calcium exchanger zydeco isoform X3 codes for MRAKRYREILDTEGINCTPPAIEDFPHDLFDEKQRQGGAVVVHVIVSLYLFIALAVVCDKFFVPAVEKICHALSMSKDVAGATFMAAATSAPELFVNAIGTFITEGDIGVGTIVGSAVFNILAVPACCGIGAGMVVPLDWWPVSRDCLAYGVTVAILICIIHDERVEWYEALTLVLLYIVYIAVMYWDKSFQRCTRFRANDVDQSSLDDHRLAAEGSIEIHLARSDKVQPTSDQAERTDVPLQNGGTKTQEENSEPSYEYELLVWPARAGWIRKTAWIMTWPIHLIFMCTIPDCEKQRFKNWFPVTFLMCIIWIGSLSYVVAWMITIIGDTLKIPDSVMGITFLAAGTSVPEAVSSVIVAKQGHGSMGISNSIGSNTFDILLCLGLPWLIKSSFSPTQPGKHYISINSGGLEYSAISLLSTLMLLYIAFASNKFQLDRKVGRACLCMYAVFLILASLIELNVFFRVNLPTCQRTVK; via the exons ATGCGAGCAAAAAGATATCGCGAAATTTTAGACACAgaag GTATAAATTGTACACCTCCGGCGATAGAGGATTTCCCACACGACTTATTCGACGAGAAGCAAAGGCAAGGCGGAGCTGTCGTCGTGCATGTGATCGTTTCACTTTATCTATTTATCGCGTTAGCCGTAGTATGCGACAAATTCTTTGTGCCCGCTGTGGAAAAAATTTGTCACG ctCTCTCGATGTCCAAGGACGTGGCTGGTGCGACTTTTATGGCTGCAGCAACGTCGGCACCAGAATTGTTCGTAAACGCGATCGGCACGTTTATCACCGAAGGTGACATCGGAGTCGGAACAATAGTAGGCTCGGCTGTATTCAATATTCTTGCTGTACCAGCTTGTTGTGGTATAGGTGCCGGGATG GTAGTCCCTTTGGATTGGTGGCCGGTTAGCAGAGACTGCCTTGCCTATGGCGTTACAGTTGCCATTCTAATATGTATTATACACGACGAAAGGGTAGAATGGTACGAGGCGTTAACTCTCGTACTACTGTACATCGTCTACATTGCCGTCATGTACTGGGACAAATCGTTTCAACGATGTACACGATTCCGCGCGAATGATGTTGATCAATCCTCATTGGATGACCATCGACTCGCGGCAG AAGGCAGCATTGAAATTCACCTAGCGAGATCGGATAAAGTGCAACCGACGAGTGATCAAGCTGAACGTACAGATGTACCTCTACAAAACGGAGGAACGAAAACTCAAGAAGAAAATTCGGAACCCA GTTACGAGTACGAGTTACTGGTCTGGCCGGCACGAGCGGGATGGATAAGGAAAACGGCTTGGATCATGACATGGCCGATACATCTGATATTCATGTGTACGATACCAGATTGCGAAAAGCAACGATTCAAAAATTGGTTTCCGGTTACGTTTCTCATGTGTATCATTTGGATTGGATCTTTAAGTTACGTTGTCGCCTGGATGATTACGATAATCG GCGACACCCTAAAGATACCGGACTCTGTGATGGGCATCACTTTTCTGGCAGCTGGTACTAGCGTTCCGGAAGCAGTGTCGAGCGTAATAGTAGCGAAACAAG GGCATGGGTCGATGGGCATTAGCAACTCTATAGGCTCAAACACGTTCGACATATTGTTATGTCTGGGACTGCCGTGGCTAATCAAATCTTCATTCTCACCGACGCAGCCTGGAAAACATTATATCAGTATAAACTCCGGTGGACTGGAGTACAGCGCCATATCGTTGCTGTCGACGCTGATGTTACTCTATATTGCTTTTGCCTCGAATAAGTTTCAGCTCGATAGAAAAGTAGGCCGTGCCTGTTTGTGTATGTATGCCGTGTTCCTCATATTAGCTTCGTTGATAGAGCTCAATGTATTCTTCAGGGTAAATTTGCCCACCTGTCAAAGGACGGTTAAGTGA
- the zyd gene encoding sodium/potassium/calcium exchanger zydeco isoform X5 has product MSKDVAGATFMAAATSAPELFVNAIGTFITEGDIGVGTIVGSAVFNILAVPACCGIGAGMVVPLDWWPVSRDCLAYGVTVAILICIIHDERVEWYEALTLVLLYIVYIAVMYWDKSFQRCTRFRANDVDQSSLDDHRLAAEGSIEIHLARSDKVQPTSDQAERTDVPLQNGGTKTQEENSEPSYEYELLVWPARAGWIRKTAWIMTWPIHLIFMCTIPDCEKQRFKNWFPVTFLMCIIWIGSLSYVVAWMITIIGDTLKIPDSVMGITFLAAGTSVPEAVSSVIVAKQGHGSMGISNSIGSNTFDILLCLGLPWLIKSSFSPTQPGKHYISINSGGLEYSAISLLSTLMLLYIAFASNKFQLDRKVGRACLCMYAVFLILASLIELNVFFRVNLPTCQRTVK; this is encoded by the exons ATGTCCAAGGACGTGGCTGGTGCGACTTTTATGGCTGCAGCAACGTCGGCACCAGAATTGTTCGTAAACGCGATCGGCACGTTTATCACCGAAGGTGACATCGGAGTCGGAACAATAGTAGGCTCGGCTGTATTCAATATTCTTGCTGTACCAGCTTGTTGTGGTATAGGTGCCGGGATG GTAGTCCCTTTGGATTGGTGGCCGGTTAGCAGAGACTGCCTTGCCTATGGCGTTACAGTTGCCATTCTAATATGTATTATACACGACGAAAGGGTAGAATGGTACGAGGCGTTAACTCTCGTACTACTGTACATCGTCTACATTGCCGTCATGTACTGGGACAAATCGTTTCAACGATGTACACGATTCCGCGCGAATGATGTTGATCAATCCTCATTGGATGACCATCGACTCGCGGCAG AAGGCAGCATTGAAATTCACCTAGCGAGATCGGATAAAGTGCAACCGACGAGTGATCAAGCTGAACGTACAGATGTACCTCTACAAAACGGAGGAACGAAAACTCAAGAAGAAAATTCGGAACCCA GTTACGAGTACGAGTTACTGGTCTGGCCGGCACGAGCGGGATGGATAAGGAAAACGGCTTGGATCATGACATGGCCGATACATCTGATATTCATGTGTACGATACCAGATTGCGAAAAGCAACGATTCAAAAATTGGTTTCCGGTTACGTTTCTCATGTGTATCATTTGGATTGGATCTTTAAGTTACGTTGTCGCCTGGATGATTACGATAATCG GCGACACCCTAAAGATACCGGACTCTGTGATGGGCATCACTTTTCTGGCAGCTGGTACTAGCGTTCCGGAAGCAGTGTCGAGCGTAATAGTAGCGAAACAAG GGCATGGGTCGATGGGCATTAGCAACTCTATAGGCTCAAACACGTTCGACATATTGTTATGTCTGGGACTGCCGTGGCTAATCAAATCTTCATTCTCACCGACGCAGCCTGGAAAACATTATATCAGTATAAACTCCGGTGGACTGGAGTACAGCGCCATATCGTTGCTGTCGACGCTGATGTTACTCTATATTGCTTTTGCCTCGAATAAGTTTCAGCTCGATAGAAAAGTAGGCCGTGCCTGTTTGTGTATGTATGCCGTGTTCCTCATATTAGCTTCGTTGATAGAGCTCAATGTATTCTTCAGGGTAAATTTGCCCACCTGTCAAAGGACGGTTAAGTGA
- the zyd gene encoding sodium/potassium/calcium exchanger zydeco isoform X2, which produces MCDNGIDNMDTSDLGGGINCTPPAIEDFPHDLFDEKQRQGGAVVVHVIVSLYLFIALAVVCDKFFVPAVEKICHALSMSKDVAGATFMAAATSAPELFVNAIGTFITEGDIGVGTIVGSAVFNILAVPACCGIGAGMVVPLDWWPVSRDCLAYGVTVAILICIIHDERVEWYEALTLVLLYIVYIAVMYWDKSFQRCTRFRANDVDQSSLDDHRLAAGSIEIHLARSDKVQPTSDQAERTDVPLQNGGTKTQEENSEPSYEYELLVWPARAGWIRKTAWIMTWPIHLIFMCTIPDCEKQRFKNWFPVTFLMCIIWIGSLSYVVAWMITIIGDTLKIPDSVMGITFLAAGTSVPEAVSSVIVAKQGHGSMGISNSIGSNTFDILLCLGLPWLIKSSFSPTQPGKHYISINSGGLEYSAISLLSTLMLLYIAFASNKFQLDRKVGRACLCMYAVFLILASLIELNVFFRVNLPTCQRTVK; this is translated from the exons ATGTGTGACAACGGGATTGACAACATGGATACGTCTGACTTAGGAGGAG GTATAAATTGTACACCTCCGGCGATAGAGGATTTCCCACACGACTTATTCGACGAGAAGCAAAGGCAAGGCGGAGCTGTCGTCGTGCATGTGATCGTTTCACTTTATCTATTTATCGCGTTAGCCGTAGTATGCGACAAATTCTTTGTGCCCGCTGTGGAAAAAATTTGTCACG ctCTCTCGATGTCCAAGGACGTGGCTGGTGCGACTTTTATGGCTGCAGCAACGTCGGCACCAGAATTGTTCGTAAACGCGATCGGCACGTTTATCACCGAAGGTGACATCGGAGTCGGAACAATAGTAGGCTCGGCTGTATTCAATATTCTTGCTGTACCAGCTTGTTGTGGTATAGGTGCCGGGATG GTAGTCCCTTTGGATTGGTGGCCGGTTAGCAGAGACTGCCTTGCCTATGGCGTTACAGTTGCCATTCTAATATGTATTATACACGACGAAAGGGTAGAATGGTACGAGGCGTTAACTCTCGTACTACTGTACATCGTCTACATTGCCGTCATGTACTGGGACAAATCGTTTCAACGATGTACACGATTCCGCGCGAATGATGTTGATCAATCCTCATTGGATGACCATCGACTCGCGGCAG GCAGCATTGAAATTCACCTAGCGAGATCGGATAAAGTGCAACCGACGAGTGATCAAGCTGAACGTACAGATGTACCTCTACAAAACGGAGGAACGAAAACTCAAGAAGAAAATTCGGAACCCA GTTACGAGTACGAGTTACTGGTCTGGCCGGCACGAGCGGGATGGATAAGGAAAACGGCTTGGATCATGACATGGCCGATACATCTGATATTCATGTGTACGATACCAGATTGCGAAAAGCAACGATTCAAAAATTGGTTTCCGGTTACGTTTCTCATGTGTATCATTTGGATTGGATCTTTAAGTTACGTTGTCGCCTGGATGATTACGATAATCG GCGACACCCTAAAGATACCGGACTCTGTGATGGGCATCACTTTTCTGGCAGCTGGTACTAGCGTTCCGGAAGCAGTGTCGAGCGTAATAGTAGCGAAACAAG GGCATGGGTCGATGGGCATTAGCAACTCTATAGGCTCAAACACGTTCGACATATTGTTATGTCTGGGACTGCCGTGGCTAATCAAATCTTCATTCTCACCGACGCAGCCTGGAAAACATTATATCAGTATAAACTCCGGTGGACTGGAGTACAGCGCCATATCGTTGCTGTCGACGCTGATGTTACTCTATATTGCTTTTGCCTCGAATAAGTTTCAGCTCGATAGAAAAGTAGGCCGTGCCTGTTTGTGTATGTATGCCGTGTTCCTCATATTAGCTTCGTTGATAGAGCTCAATGTATTCTTCAGGGTAAATTTGCCCACCTGTCAAAGGACGGTTAAGTGA
- the zyd gene encoding sodium/potassium/calcium exchanger zydeco isoform X1, with protein sequence MCDNGIDNMDTSDLGGGINCTPPAIEDFPHDLFDEKQRQGGAVVVHVIVSLYLFIALAVVCDKFFVPAVEKICHALSMSKDVAGATFMAAATSAPELFVNAIGTFITEGDIGVGTIVGSAVFNILAVPACCGIGAGMVVPLDWWPVSRDCLAYGVTVAILICIIHDERVEWYEALTLVLLYIVYIAVMYWDKSFQRCTRFRANDVDQSSLDDHRLAAEGSIEIHLARSDKVQPTSDQAERTDVPLQNGGTKTQEENSEPSYEYELLVWPARAGWIRKTAWIMTWPIHLIFMCTIPDCEKQRFKNWFPVTFLMCIIWIGSLSYVVAWMITIIGDTLKIPDSVMGITFLAAGTSVPEAVSSVIVAKQGHGSMGISNSIGSNTFDILLCLGLPWLIKSSFSPTQPGKHYISINSGGLEYSAISLLSTLMLLYIAFASNKFQLDRKVGRACLCMYAVFLILASLIELNVFFRVNLPTCQRTVK encoded by the exons ATGTGTGACAACGGGATTGACAACATGGATACGTCTGACTTAGGAGGAG GTATAAATTGTACACCTCCGGCGATAGAGGATTTCCCACACGACTTATTCGACGAGAAGCAAAGGCAAGGCGGAGCTGTCGTCGTGCATGTGATCGTTTCACTTTATCTATTTATCGCGTTAGCCGTAGTATGCGACAAATTCTTTGTGCCCGCTGTGGAAAAAATTTGTCACG ctCTCTCGATGTCCAAGGACGTGGCTGGTGCGACTTTTATGGCTGCAGCAACGTCGGCACCAGAATTGTTCGTAAACGCGATCGGCACGTTTATCACCGAAGGTGACATCGGAGTCGGAACAATAGTAGGCTCGGCTGTATTCAATATTCTTGCTGTACCAGCTTGTTGTGGTATAGGTGCCGGGATG GTAGTCCCTTTGGATTGGTGGCCGGTTAGCAGAGACTGCCTTGCCTATGGCGTTACAGTTGCCATTCTAATATGTATTATACACGACGAAAGGGTAGAATGGTACGAGGCGTTAACTCTCGTACTACTGTACATCGTCTACATTGCCGTCATGTACTGGGACAAATCGTTTCAACGATGTACACGATTCCGCGCGAATGATGTTGATCAATCCTCATTGGATGACCATCGACTCGCGGCAG AAGGCAGCATTGAAATTCACCTAGCGAGATCGGATAAAGTGCAACCGACGAGTGATCAAGCTGAACGTACAGATGTACCTCTACAAAACGGAGGAACGAAAACTCAAGAAGAAAATTCGGAACCCA GTTACGAGTACGAGTTACTGGTCTGGCCGGCACGAGCGGGATGGATAAGGAAAACGGCTTGGATCATGACATGGCCGATACATCTGATATTCATGTGTACGATACCAGATTGCGAAAAGCAACGATTCAAAAATTGGTTTCCGGTTACGTTTCTCATGTGTATCATTTGGATTGGATCTTTAAGTTACGTTGTCGCCTGGATGATTACGATAATCG GCGACACCCTAAAGATACCGGACTCTGTGATGGGCATCACTTTTCTGGCAGCTGGTACTAGCGTTCCGGAAGCAGTGTCGAGCGTAATAGTAGCGAAACAAG GGCATGGGTCGATGGGCATTAGCAACTCTATAGGCTCAAACACGTTCGACATATTGTTATGTCTGGGACTGCCGTGGCTAATCAAATCTTCATTCTCACCGACGCAGCCTGGAAAACATTATATCAGTATAAACTCCGGTGGACTGGAGTACAGCGCCATATCGTTGCTGTCGACGCTGATGTTACTCTATATTGCTTTTGCCTCGAATAAGTTTCAGCTCGATAGAAAAGTAGGCCGTGCCTGTTTGTGTATGTATGCCGTGTTCCTCATATTAGCTTCGTTGATAGAGCTCAATGTATTCTTCAGGGTAAATTTGCCCACCTGTCAAAGGACGGTTAAGTGA
- the zyd gene encoding sodium/potassium/calcium exchanger zydeco isoform X4 produces MCDNGIDNMDTSDLGGALSMSKDVAGATFMAAATSAPELFVNAIGTFITEGDIGVGTIVGSAVFNILAVPACCGIGAGMVVPLDWWPVSRDCLAYGVTVAILICIIHDERVEWYEALTLVLLYIVYIAVMYWDKSFQRCTRFRANDVDQSSLDDHRLAAEGSIEIHLARSDKVQPTSDQAERTDVPLQNGGTKTQEENSEPSYEYELLVWPARAGWIRKTAWIMTWPIHLIFMCTIPDCEKQRFKNWFPVTFLMCIIWIGSLSYVVAWMITIIGDTLKIPDSVMGITFLAAGTSVPEAVSSVIVAKQGHGSMGISNSIGSNTFDILLCLGLPWLIKSSFSPTQPGKHYISINSGGLEYSAISLLSTLMLLYIAFASNKFQLDRKVGRACLCMYAVFLILASLIELNVFFRVNLPTCQRTVK; encoded by the exons ATGTGTGACAACGGGATTGACAACATGGATACGTCTGACTTAGGAGGAG ctCTCTCGATGTCCAAGGACGTGGCTGGTGCGACTTTTATGGCTGCAGCAACGTCGGCACCAGAATTGTTCGTAAACGCGATCGGCACGTTTATCACCGAAGGTGACATCGGAGTCGGAACAATAGTAGGCTCGGCTGTATTCAATATTCTTGCTGTACCAGCTTGTTGTGGTATAGGTGCCGGGATG GTAGTCCCTTTGGATTGGTGGCCGGTTAGCAGAGACTGCCTTGCCTATGGCGTTACAGTTGCCATTCTAATATGTATTATACACGACGAAAGGGTAGAATGGTACGAGGCGTTAACTCTCGTACTACTGTACATCGTCTACATTGCCGTCATGTACTGGGACAAATCGTTTCAACGATGTACACGATTCCGCGCGAATGATGTTGATCAATCCTCATTGGATGACCATCGACTCGCGGCAG AAGGCAGCATTGAAATTCACCTAGCGAGATCGGATAAAGTGCAACCGACGAGTGATCAAGCTGAACGTACAGATGTACCTCTACAAAACGGAGGAACGAAAACTCAAGAAGAAAATTCGGAACCCA GTTACGAGTACGAGTTACTGGTCTGGCCGGCACGAGCGGGATGGATAAGGAAAACGGCTTGGATCATGACATGGCCGATACATCTGATATTCATGTGTACGATACCAGATTGCGAAAAGCAACGATTCAAAAATTGGTTTCCGGTTACGTTTCTCATGTGTATCATTTGGATTGGATCTTTAAGTTACGTTGTCGCCTGGATGATTACGATAATCG GCGACACCCTAAAGATACCGGACTCTGTGATGGGCATCACTTTTCTGGCAGCTGGTACTAGCGTTCCGGAAGCAGTGTCGAGCGTAATAGTAGCGAAACAAG GGCATGGGTCGATGGGCATTAGCAACTCTATAGGCTCAAACACGTTCGACATATTGTTATGTCTGGGACTGCCGTGGCTAATCAAATCTTCATTCTCACCGACGCAGCCTGGAAAACATTATATCAGTATAAACTCCGGTGGACTGGAGTACAGCGCCATATCGTTGCTGTCGACGCTGATGTTACTCTATATTGCTTTTGCCTCGAATAAGTTTCAGCTCGATAGAAAAGTAGGCCGTGCCTGTTTGTGTATGTATGCCGTGTTCCTCATATTAGCTTCGTTGATAGAGCTCAATGTATTCTTCAGGGTAAATTTGCCCACCTGTCAAAGGACGGTTAAGTGA
- the LOC116429859 gene encoding sodium/potassium/calcium exchanger 4 translates to MTRKHTRAIGYRIICTIAIPLLYLVFINMVAIIRLKPLESANNPTDMRFRKLLQFESTTMEPGGTEQTDNCTPPAIKEFPSDGLTRQQRQSGFITIHFVLAIYMFLLLAIVCDDFFVPSMKKICDKMNLTEDVAGATIMAAASSSPELFVNIVGTFVTEGDLGVGTIVGSAVFNILAVPACCGIFANQVLKLDWWPVTRDSLAYAITVLLLVLTLRDGRIEWYEALILVLLYVLYILAMCFNGPISNFLRRATNARKKYRNLTEESPLISNDYPVVKGTDMGLLESGEAEESIDIVNMTSWPNATCERMWWLITWPINFVLLVTIPDCRRNSLKSWYPVTFIMCIVWIATTSYVVGWVITVIGDTFRIPDSIMGLTFLAAGMSVPEAVSSVIVANQGHGDMGISNSIGSNVFDVLLCLGLPWFLKATFFPKVPHQHYVQINSQGFVYSSISLFSTLIIFYLSLLIGKFKLTRTVGIACLVTYAIFLVFASFLELNTFFVVNLPICVD, encoded by the exons ATGACGCGAAAACACACGCGTGCAATTGGCTACAGAATAATCTGTACGATCGCCATACCATTATTGTATTTAGTCTTTATTAATATGGTAGCAATAATTCGTCTAAAACCTTTGGAAAGTGCCAATAATCCGACAGATATGC GTTTTCGCAAACTCTTGCAATTCGAGTCGACTACTATGGAACCAGGGGGAACAGAGCAAACTGATAATTGCACTCCCCCGGCGATCAAAGAATTTCCATCCGACGGTCTCACCCGGCAGCAAAGACAATCCGGATTTATAACGATACACTTCGTACTAGCTATTTACATGTTTCTATTGCTGGCCATTGTCTGCGACGATTTCTTTGTCCCTTCGATGAAAAAGATTTGCGACA AAATGAATCTAACGGAGGATGTCGCAGGAGCGACGATAATGGCTGCAGCCAGTTCTAGTCCAGAATTATTCGTCAACATTGTAGGCACTTTCGTCACGGAAGGGGATTTGGGCGTCGGCACGATCGTCGGTTCCGCCGTTTTTAATATACTAGCAGTGCCCGCCTGTTGCGGTATATTCGCAAACCAA GTCTTGAAGTTGGATTGGTGGCCCGTAACGCGAGATTCCCTTGCATACGCAATTACAGTTTTACTATTGGTATTGACGCTGAGGGACGGCCGTATCGAATGGTACGAGGCACTGATTCTTGTTCTCCTCTACGTTCTATACATTTTAG CGATGTGCTTCAATGGCCCTATCAGCAACTTTCTTCGTCGCGCGACAAACGCCAGAAAGAAGTACAGAAATCTTACCGAGGAAAGTCCCCTAATCTCGAACG ACTATCCAGTTGTCAAAGGCACCGACATGGGCTTATTAGAATCGGGAGAAGCGGAAGAGTCAA TCGATATCGTCAATATGACAAGTTGGCCGAACGCAACATGCGAAAGAATGTGGTGGCTGATTACGTGGCCAATTAATTTCGTACTGCTCGTCACGATTCCCGATTGCAGAAGGAACAGCTTGAAGTCTTGGTACCCGGTTACATTTATCATGTGTATAGTATGGATCGCGACAACATCGTACGTAGTCGGATGGGTGATCACCGTAATCG GCGATACATTTAGGATCCCCGACTCTATAATGGGATTGACCTTTCTTGCGGCAGGAATGAGCGTGCCAGAGGCTGTGTCGAGCGTTATCGTCGCGAATCAAG gTCACGGAGACATGGGCATAAGCAATTCGATAGGTTCGAACGTGTTCGACGTTTTACTCTGTCTCGGATTGCCTTGGTTTCTAAAAGCCACGTTCTTTCCCAAGGTTCCCCATCAACACTATGTACAAATCAATTCGCAAGGCTTTGTTTACAGCTCGATATCATTATTCTCCACTCTTATCATCTTTTATCTGTCCCTCCTAATTGGTAAATTCAAATTGACACGGACCGTCGGAATCGCTTGTCTCGTAACGTACGCCATTTTCCTGGTATTTGCTTCTTTTCTAGAACTCAATACGTTCTTTGTAGTTAATTTGCCAATATGCGTCGACTGA
- the LOC116429861 gene encoding cdc42 homolog isoform X1 — protein MQTIKCVVVGDGAVGKTCLLISYTTNKFPSEYVPTVFDNYAVTVMIGGEPYTLGLFDTAGQEDYDRLRPLSYPQTDVFLVCFSVVSPSSFENVKEKWVPEITHHCQKTPFLLVGTQIDLRDDAPTIEKLAKNKQKPISAEQGEKLAKELKAVKYVECSALTQKGLKNVFDEAILAALEPPEPVRRRRCILL, from the exons ATGCAAACAATCAAGTGCGTTGTAGTTGGAGACGGTGCAGTAGGTAAAACTTGTCTGTTGATTTCGTACACTACCAACAAATTCCCATCTGAATATGTTCCAACAGTGTTTGACAATTATGCGGTTACGGTTATGATCGGCGGTGAACCATATACATTAGGATTGTTTGATACAGCTG GACAGGAGGATTACGATCGTTTGCGTCCTTTGAGTTATCCTCAAACTGACGTATTTCTTGTATGTTTTTCCGTTGTATCCCCGTCGTCTTTCGAGAATGTTAAAGAGAAG TGGGTTCCAGAGATAACTCATCATTGTCAGAAAACTCCGTTCTTATTGGTGGGTACTCAAATTGATTTGCGAGATGATGCTCCAACTATTGAGAAACtcgcaaaaaataaacaaaagccCATATCAGCGGAGCAAGGTGAAAAACTTGCGAAAGAATTGAAAGCAGTAAAATACGTTGAATGCAGTGCACTTACGCAG aAAGGCTTGAAAAACGTCTTCGACGAAGCGATTCTGGCCGCTTTGGAACCTCCGGAACCGGTTAGAAGAAGACGATGTATCTTGTTGTAG
- the LOC116429861 gene encoding cdc42 homolog isoform X2: protein MQTIKCVVVGDGAVVFDNYAVTVMIGGEPYTLGLFDTAGQEDYDRLRPLSYPQTDVFLVCFSVVSPSSFENVKEKWVPEITHHCQKTPFLLVGTQIDLRDDAPTIEKLAKNKQKPISAEQGEKLAKELKAVKYVECSALTQKGLKNVFDEAILAALEPPEPVRRRRCILL from the exons ATGCAAACAATCAAGTGCGTTGTAGTTGGAGACGGTGCAGTAG TGTTTGACAATTATGCGGTTACGGTTATGATCGGCGGTGAACCATATACATTAGGATTGTTTGATACAGCTG GACAGGAGGATTACGATCGTTTGCGTCCTTTGAGTTATCCTCAAACTGACGTATTTCTTGTATGTTTTTCCGTTGTATCCCCGTCGTCTTTCGAGAATGTTAAAGAGAAG TGGGTTCCAGAGATAACTCATCATTGTCAGAAAACTCCGTTCTTATTGGTGGGTACTCAAATTGATTTGCGAGATGATGCTCCAACTATTGAGAAACtcgcaaaaaataaacaaaagccCATATCAGCGGAGCAAGGTGAAAAACTTGCGAAAGAATTGAAAGCAGTAAAATACGTTGAATGCAGTGCACTTACGCAG aAAGGCTTGAAAAACGTCTTCGACGAAGCGATTCTGGCCGCTTTGGAACCTCCGGAACCGGTTAGAAGAAGACGATGTATCTTGTTGTAG
- the LOC116429861 gene encoding cdc42 homolog isoform X3, whose product MQTIKCVVVGDGAVGKTCLLISYTTNKFPSEYVPTVFDNYAVTVMIGGEPYTLGLFDTAGQEDYDRLRPLSYPQTDVFLVCFSVVSPSSFENVKEKWVPEITHHCQKTPFLLVGTQIDLRDDAPTIEKLAKNKQKPISAEQGEKLAKELKAVKYVECSALTQA is encoded by the exons ATGCAAACAATCAAGTGCGTTGTAGTTGGAGACGGTGCAGTAGGTAAAACTTGTCTGTTGATTTCGTACACTACCAACAAATTCCCATCTGAATATGTTCCAACAGTGTTTGACAATTATGCGGTTACGGTTATGATCGGCGGTGAACCATATACATTAGGATTGTTTGATACAGCTG GACAGGAGGATTACGATCGTTTGCGTCCTTTGAGTTATCCTCAAACTGACGTATTTCTTGTATGTTTTTCCGTTGTATCCCCGTCGTCTTTCGAGAATGTTAAAGAGAAG TGGGTTCCAGAGATAACTCATCATTGTCAGAAAACTCCGTTCTTATTGGTGGGTACTCAAATTGATTTGCGAGATGATGCTCCAACTATTGAGAAACtcgcaaaaaataaacaaaagccCATATCAGCGGAGCAAGGTGAAAAACTTGCGAAAGAATTGAAAGCAGTAAAATACGTTGAATGCAGTGCACTTACGCAG GCTTGA
- the LOC116429861 gene encoding cdc42 homolog isoform X4 produces MFDNYAVTVMIGGEPYTLGLFDTAGQEDYDRLRPLSYPQTDVFLVCFSVVSPSSFENVKEKWVPEITHHCQKTPFLLVGTQIDLRDDAPTIEKLAKNKQKPISAEQGEKLAKELKAVKYVECSALTQKGLKNVFDEAILAALEPPEPVRRRRCILL; encoded by the exons A TGTTTGACAATTATGCGGTTACGGTTATGATCGGCGGTGAACCATATACATTAGGATTGTTTGATACAGCTG GACAGGAGGATTACGATCGTTTGCGTCCTTTGAGTTATCCTCAAACTGACGTATTTCTTGTATGTTTTTCCGTTGTATCCCCGTCGTCTTTCGAGAATGTTAAAGAGAAG TGGGTTCCAGAGATAACTCATCATTGTCAGAAAACTCCGTTCTTATTGGTGGGTACTCAAATTGATTTGCGAGATGATGCTCCAACTATTGAGAAACtcgcaaaaaataaacaaaagccCATATCAGCGGAGCAAGGTGAAAAACTTGCGAAAGAATTGAAAGCAGTAAAATACGTTGAATGCAGTGCACTTACGCAG aAAGGCTTGAAAAACGTCTTCGACGAAGCGATTCTGGCCGCTTTGGAACCTCCGGAACCGGTTAGAAGAAGACGATGTATCTTGTTGTAG